The Astatotilapia calliptera chromosome 14, fAstCal1.2, whole genome shotgun sequence genome includes a region encoding these proteins:
- the LOC113036632 gene encoding extracellular calcium-sensing receptor-like → MFSFHTSWKERKDSYMNKPLPLQCASLNFRDLQFAQAMLFAIEEINKSTDLLPGISLGYKIYDTCDNVARSVGVTLALANGNVSVPSKTPCTTSAHVQAIIGATSSSTTIALATVTGPFFLPVISHLATCACLSDKTKYPSFLRTIPSDYYQSRALAHLVKHFGWIWVGAIRTNSDYGNNGMATFTETAQQLGICLEYSVSFFRTDPSAKIQRIIEIIKASTSKVIVTFLSRPDLNVLLHEFLYHNLSGYQWVGTESWIFDSQTAEMDIHHILDGAIGLSIPIAHVSGLRNFILTEKPLNSSNTQLFTEFWETLFSCKFKDLKSSSDIQRECTGHEDMTGVQNSFIDMSLMPIFNNVYKGVYAVAHALHNILSCNKTCNKNVQLDPFMILQHIRKSHFTTKEGDEVYFNENGDPAAKYDIINWQPRENGIVEFVTVGLYDTSLAVEKQLHLQSKALIWAKNSKQVPLSVCSEKCPPGTRKVLQKGRPVCCYDCIRCAEGEISNVTDSVTCVRCLHEFWSNERRDACIKKEAVFLSYEDIMGALLTAASLFGACMTIGVIRIFFKYRKTPIVRANNSELSFLLLFSLILCFLCSLTFIGQPSDWSCMFRHVAFGITFVLCISCLLGKTMVVLMAFRATRPGSNVKKWFGQTQQRLCVTAFTLIQINICIIWLTTSPPFPFKNFKEIKDKITLECALGSAIGFWAVLGYIGVLAILCFIFAFLARKLPDNFNEAKFITFSMLIFCAVWITFVPAYVSSPGKFSVAVEIFAILASSFGLLICIFIPKCYIILTKPEKNTKKHMMGKKAPNSL, encoded by the exons ATGTTCTCTTTTCACACAAGctggaaagagagaaaggatTCCTACATGAATAAACCTCTGCCACTACAATGCGCCAG TTTAAATTTCAGAGATTTGCAGTTTGCCCAGGCTATGCTTTTTGCCATTGAGGAGATTAATAAAAGTACAGACCTACTGCCAGGAATCTCTCTGGGTTATAAAATCTATGATACTTGTGACAATGTTGCAAGAAGTGTAGGAGTTACACTAGCTTTGGCTAATGGTAATGTGTCTGTACCGTCAAAGACACCATGTACCACATCTGCACATGTACAGGCCATAATAGGAGCAACCTCTTCTTCTACAACAATAGCGTTAGCTACTGTCACCGGACCTTTTTTTCTACCAGTG ATCAGCCATTTGGCCACATGTGCTTGTCTCAGTGACAAAACCAAGTACCCATCCTTCCTCAGAACAATACCCAGTGACTACTACCAGAGCAGAGCCCTGGCCCATTTGGTCAAGCATTTTGGATGGATTTGGGTTGGAGCTATCAGAACCAACAGTGATTATGGAAATAATGGCATGGCCACATTCACAGAAACTGCACAGCAGCTGGGCATCTGTTTGGAGTATTCAGTATCTTTCTTTAGAACAGATCCATCTGCCAAAATACAAAGGATAATTGAAATTATAAAGGCTTCAACCTCCAAGGTGATTGTTACTTTCCTTTCCCGTCCAGATTTGAATGTGCTTCTACATGAGTTCTTGTACCATAACTTGTCTGGGTATCAGTGGGTAGGCACTGAGTCTTGGATATTTGATTCACAAACTGCAGAAATGGACATACATCACATACTGGATGGTGCCATAGGTCTTTCCATTCCCATAGCACATGTCAGTGGCCTAAGAAATTTCATACTGACTGAGAAGCCACTGAATTCGTCTAATACCCAACTGTTTACCGAGTTCTGGGAGACACTATTTAGTTGTAAATTCAAGGACTTGAAGTCATCATCAGACATTCAGAGAGAGTGTACTGGACATGAAGACATGACTGGAGTTCAAAACAGCTTCATTGACATGTCTCTCATGCCTATCTTTAACAATGTCTACAAAGGAGTGTATGCAGTGGCCCATGCACTTCACAATATCCTGAGTTGTAACAAAACATGTAACAAAAATGTGCAGCTAGATCCATTCATG ATTCTACAACACATACGAAAGAGTCACTTCACAACAAAGGAAGGAGATGAGGTTTACTTTAATGAGAATGGAGATCCAGCAGCAAAGTATGACATTATAAACTGGCAGCCAAGAGAAAACGGAATTGTGGAGTTTGTAACAGTTGGTCTGTATGATACATCATTAGCTGTAGAAAAACAGCTACATCTGCAAAGCAAGGCTTTAATTTGGGCAAAAAACTCAAAGCAG GTGCCTTTGTCAGTTTGCAGTGAAAAATGTCCCCCAGGAACACGCAAGGTTCTCCAGAAAGGAAGGCCTGTTTGCTGCTATGACTGCATAAGATGTGCAGAGGGAGAAATCAGCAACGTTACAG ATTCAGTCACCTGTGTGAGATGTCTACATGAGTTTTGGTCAAATGAAAGAAGAGATGCCTGTATAAAGAAGGAAGCAGTGTTTCTATCATATGAAGACATTATGGGAGCTCTGCTTACTGCAGCATCTTTATTCGGAGCATGCATGACGATTGGTGTGATACGTATTTTCTTCAAGTACAGGAAAACTCCTATTGTCAGGGCAAACAACTCTGAACTGAGCTTCCTGCTGCTCTTCTCCTtaattctgtgttttctgtgttctctGACCTTCATTGGTCAGCCCTCTGATTGGTCCTGCATGTTCCGCCATGTAGCATTTGGCATCACCTTTGTCCTCTGTATCTCTTGTCTTCTGGGAAAAACTATGGTTGTTTTAATGGCCTTCAGAGCTACACGTCCAGGTAGTAATGTTAAAAAATGGTTTGGGCAGACACAGCAGAGACTCTGTGTTACAGCATTCACTCTTATTCAAATTAACATATGTATCATCTGGCTAACAACTTCTCCTCCTTTTCCATTTAagaattttaaagaaattaaagacAAGATCACATTGGAGTGTGCTCTAGGCTCAGCTATAGGCTTTTGGGCTGTGCTTGGTTATATAGGAGTTTTggctattttatgttttatttttgcatttttagctCGAAAACTGCCCGATAATTTCAATGAGGCCAAGTTTATCACTTTCAGCATGTTGATATTCTGTGCAGTATGGATTACATTTGTCCCAGCATATGTCAGCTCTCCTGGGAAGTTCAGTGTTGCTGTAGAAATATTTGCTATACTTGCTTCCAGTTTTGGACTGCTAATTTGCATCTTCATACCCAAATGTTATATAATCCTAACGAAACCAGAGAAGaatacaaagaaacacatgatggGGAAGAAGGCACCAAATTCACTCTGA
- the LOC113036633 gene encoding extracellular calcium-sensing receptor-like, with translation MFSFHTSWKDRKDTYMNQPLPLQCISLNFRDLQFAQAMLFAIEEINKRTDLLPGISLGYKIYDDCGSVARSIGVTLALVNGSEIVFAPSKTTCTRPAYVQAIIGATSSSTTIAVATVIGPFFVPVISHFATCACLSDKTKYPSFLRTIPSDYYQSRALAHLVKHFGWTWVGAIRTNNDYGNNGMATFTETAQQLGVCLEYSVSFFRTDPYAKIQRILDIIKASTSKVIVAFLARADLNVLLHEFSYHNLSGYQWVGSESWIFDSQTAALDIHHILDGAIGLSIPKAHVTGLREFILDEKPLNSSNNELFTEFWETLFSCKFKESSADIQRECTGHEDMTGVQNSFIDMSLMPIFNNIYKGVYAVAHAFHNILSCNNTCNKNLQLDPFMVLQHIRKIYFTTKEGDEVYFNENGDPAAKYDIINWQQKENGVVEFVTVGLYDTSLAAEKQLNLQSKSLIWARKTKQVPVSVCSEKCPPGTRKVLQKGRPVCCYDCIRCAEGEINNITDSITCVKCLPEFWSNERRDACIKKEAVFLSYEEIMGALLTAASLFGACMTIGVIQIFFKYRKTPIVRANNSELSFLLLFSLILCFLCSLTFISQPSDWSCMLRHVAFGITFVLCISCLLGKTMVVLMAFRATRPGSNVQKWFGQTQQRLCVTAFTLMQVIICITWLTTSPPFPFKNFKEIKDKITLECALGSAVGFWAVLGYIGLLAILCFIFAFLARKLPDNFNEAKFITFSMLIFCAVWITFIPAYVSSPGKFSVAVEIFAILASSFGLLICIFIPKCYIILMKPEKNTKKRIMGKKVPQSL, from the exons ATGTTCTCTTTTCACACAAGCTGGAAAGACAGAAAGGATACCTACATGAACCAACCTCTGCCACTACAATGTATCAG TTTAAATTTCAGAGATTTGCAGTTTGCCCAGGCTATGCTTTTTGCCATTGAGGAGATTAATAAACGTACAGACCTACTGCCAGGAATCTCTCTGGGTTATAAAATCTATGATGATTGCGGATCTGTTGCCAGAAGCATTGGAGTTACACTAGCTTTGGTTAATGGTAGTGAAATTGTGTTTGCACCCTCCAAGACAACATGCACTAGACCTGCATATGTACAGGCCATAATAGGAGCAACATCTTCTTCTACAACCATAGCAGTAGCTACTGTCATTGGACCTTTTTTTGTACCAGTG ATCAGCCACTTTGCCACATGTGCTTGTCTCAGTGACAAAACCAAGTACCCATCCTTCCTCAGAACAATACCCAGTGACTACTACCAGAGCAGAGCCCTGGCCCATTTGGTCAAGCATTTTGGATGGACTTGGGTTGGAGCTATTAGAACTAATAATGATTATGGAAATAATGGCATGGCCACATTCACAGAAACTGCACAGCAGCTGGGCGTCTGTCTGGAGTATTCTGTATCTTTTTTTAGGACAGATCCAtatgccaaaatacaaaggaTACTTGACATTATAAAGGCTTCAACCTCCAAGGTGATTGTTGCATTCCTTGCCCGTGCGGATTTGAATGTGCTTCTACATGAGTTTTCATACCATAACTTGTCTGGGTACCAGTGGGTAGGCAGTGAGTCTTGGATATTTGATTCACAAACTGCAGCACTGGACATACATCACATACTGGATGGTGCCATAGGCCTTTCTATTCCCAAAGCACATGTCACTGGCCTGAGAGAGTTCATACTGGATGAGAAGCCACTGAATTCATCTAATAACGAACTGTTTACTGAGTTCTGGGAGACATTATTTAGTTGTAAGTTTAAGGAGTCATCAGCAGACATTCAGAGAGAGTGTACCGGACATGAAGATATGACTGGAGTTCAAAATAGCTTCATTGACATGTCTCTCATGCCTATCTTTAACAACATCTATAAAGGAGTGTATGCAGTGGCCCATGCATTTCACAATATCTTGAGCTGTAATAATACATGTAATAAAAATCTGCAGCTAGATCCATTCATG GTTCTGCAACACATACGAAAGATCTATTTCACAACTAAGGAAGGAGATGAGGTTTACTTTAATGAGAATGGAGATCCAGCAGCAAAGTATGATATTATAAACtggcagcaaaaagaaaacGGCGTTGTGGAGTTTGTAACAGTTGGACTTTATGATACATCATTAGCTGCAGAAAAGCAGCTAAATCTGCAAAGCAAGTCTTTAATTTgggcaagaaaaacaaagcag GTGCCTGTGTCAGTTTGCAGTGAGAAATGTCCCCCAGGAACACGTAAGGTTCTCCAGAAAGGAAGGCCTGTTTGCTGCTATGACTGTATAAGATGTGCAGAGGGAGAGATCAACAACATTACAG ATTCTATCACCTGTGTGAAATGTCTACCTGAGTTTTGGTCAAATGAAAGAAGAGATGCTTGTATAAAGAAGGAAGCAGTGTTTCTGTCATATGAAGAAATTATGGGAGCACTGCTCACTGCAGCATCTTTATTCGGAGCATGCATGACGATTGGTGTGATACAAATTTTCTTCAAGTACAGGAAAACTCCTATTGTCAGGGCAAACAACTCTGAACTGAGCTTCCTGCTGCTCTTCTCCTTAATTCTGTGCTTCCTGTGTTCTCTGACCTTCATTAGTCAGCCCTCTGATTGGTCCTGTATGCTCCGACATGTAGCATTTGGCATCACCTTTGTCCTCTGTATCTCTTGTCTTCTGGGAAAAACAATGGTTGTTTTAATGGCTTTCAGAGCTACACGTCCAGGTAGTAATGTTCAGAAATGGTTTGGGCAGACACAGCAGAGACTCTGTGTTACAGCATTCACTCTTATGCAAGTTATCATTTGTATCACCTGGTTAACAACTTCTCCTCCTTTTCCATTTAAGAATTTTAAGGAAATCAAAGACAAGATCACTTTGGAGTGTGCTCTAGGCTCAGCTGTAGGCTTTTGGGCTGTGCTTGGTTATATAGGACTTCTggctattttatgttttatttttgcatttttagctCGAAAACTACCCGATAATTTCAACGAAGCCAAGTTTATCACTTTCAGCATGTTGATATTCTGTGCAGTATGGATTACATTTATCCCAGCATATGTCAGCTCTCCTGGGAAGTTCAGTGTTGCTGTAGAAATATTTGCTATACTTGCTTCCAGTTTTGGACTGCTAATTTGCATCTTCATACCCAAATGTTATATAATCTTAATGAAGCCAGAGAAGAATACAAAAAAACGTATCATGGGGAAGAAGGTACCACAGTCACTCTGA